The region AACGGGCAGTACGAGTTTAATAGCCTCTATGTCAATCGCGGGGATTCCTCCCTTCAACGGATTTTGGTCAAAATTTATAATAATTTTCGCCTGTATTCAGGCGGGAAAATTCTGGCTGGGGTTCATTGCGGTTGTTGTAAGCCTGCTGACCTTGTCAAGTTTTTTAAAAGTGCAAAAATACGCTTTTTTTGGCGAGCTAAAAGAACAGTGGAAAGAATTGAAAGAAGTTCCCTGGTTAATGTGCTTGTCAATGATCATACTGTCTTTAATGTGTATTGGTTTTGGTTTATTGCTCGTGCCTGCTATAAGGTCATTTGTGTTTGACCCGGCGGTTAGTGTCTTGCTTAACGGGATAAAAATATGAAAAGCAGAATACTTTCATTCATTCTTGCATTTGCGTGGTGGCTGGCGCTAACCTGGTCGCTTAATTGGCAATTTGTTCTTGTAGGTTTGTTGGTTAGTTTATTCATTGCCTGGGCTGTGGGCGATTTGTTTATTCGCAATCCCTGGAAATTGAAACAACCCAGAAGGTATATTTGGGCAGTTTACTACCTTTTAATTTTTTTCTGGGAGATGATAAAAGGCAATATCGACGGCGCATACAGGATTCTTCATCCGAATTTACCGATAAATCCCGGGATAGTAAAAATTAGAACCAAACTCAAAAGCGATGCGGCGCTTACATACCTGGCAAACACAATAACACTAACACCAGGAACGTTCACAATTGATGTGGACAGCGAAAATGGATTTCTTTATGTGCATTGGATGAACGTGGTTACTCAGGATATAGAAGAAGCTACTAAAATTATAATAGGAAAGTACGAACCAATATTAGAAAAAATATTCGAATAGCATTGGGTGTAAAGAAGGAAGTAATGAGATTTTTTAAATGGTTTATAGGTTTACTAGTTTTGGGTGCTTATATATATTTTAATTTCACCATGGAATTATCAGGGTTCTTGCGGGCTATCAATCTGTTGTTGCCTTCATGTTTTATGTGTCTCTGGAGAATTTATAAAGGCCCTACTCCGGCGGACCGTGTTGTTGCAATAGATATTTTGGGTGTTCTGGTGATCGGTTTTTGCGGAATTATGACCGTATTCACAAAAAGGACATTTTTTATTGAAATAGCTATCGCCTG is a window of Elusimicrobiota bacterium DNA encoding:
- a CDS encoding Na+/H+ antiporter subunit E, producing the protein MKSRILSFILAFAWWLALTWSLNWQFVLVGLLVSLFIAWAVGDLFIRNPWKLKQPRRYIWAVYYLLIFFWEMIKGNIDGAYRILHPNLPINPGIVKIRTKLKSDAALTYLANTITLTPGTFTIDVDSENGFLYVHWMNVVTQDIEEATKIIIGKYEPILEKIFE
- a CDS encoding multiple resistance and pH regulation protein F; this encodes MRFFKWFIGLLVLGAYIYFNFTMELSGFLRAINLLLPSCFMCLWRIYKGPTPADRVVAIDILGVLVIGFCGIMTVFTKRTFFIEIAIAWALQSFIATIALAKFLEGKSFDD